A DNA window from Brassica napus cultivar Da-Ae chromosome A4, Da-Ae, whole genome shotgun sequence contains the following coding sequences:
- the LOC106445874 gene encoding plasmodesmata-located protein 7 has translation MASLRNTLSLVFCLLAATGPWLCSATSATDTFVYGGCSQQKFSPASPYESNLNSLLTSLVNSATYSSYNNFTIMGSSSSDTARGLFQCRGDLSMPDCATCVARAISQVGPLCPYTCGGALQLAGCYIKYDNVSFLGQEDKTVVLKKCGPSEGYNTEGISRRDAVLTELLGGGGYFRAGGSSDVQGMGQCVGDLTVSECQDCLGTAIGRLKNDCGTAVFGDMFLTKCYARYSTDGGKYNAKSHNYKTNYGGERTFAIIIGLLAAVVLLIIFLLFLRGVCSRGGK, from the exons ATGGCATCACTAAGGAACACTCTCTCACTCGTCTTCTGTCTCCTCGCCGCAACCGGTCCTTGGCTCTGCTCCGCCACCTCCGCCACAGACACTTTCGTCTACGGTGGCTGCTCCCAGCAAAAATTCTCTCCCGCATCTCCTTATGAGTCAAACCTTAACTCGCTTCTAACTTCTCTAGTCAACTCAGCTACATACTCTTCCtacaacaacttcaccatcatgGGCTCTTCCTCTTCAGACACTGCTCGTGGCCTTTTCCAATGCCGTGGTGACCTATCCATGCCCGACTGCGCCACGTGTGTGGCTCGTGCCATCTCCCAAGTCGGCCCTCTTTGCCCTTACACCTGCGGTGGGGCCCTCCAGCTAGCCGGTTGCTACATCAAGTACGATAATGTCAGCTTCCTTGGCCAAGAAGACAAGACCGTCGTCCTAAAGAAATGTGGTCCCTCTGAGGGTTACAATACCGAAGGAATCAGCCGGAGAGACGCTGTTCTCACGGAACTACTGGGCGGAGGAGGATATTTTCGGGCCGGAGGGTCCAGTGATGTTCAAGGTATGGGGCAGTGTGTTGGAGATCTAACCGTTTCAGAGTGCCAAGATTGTTTAGGAACGGCCATCGGACGGCTTAAAAACGATTGTGGCACAGCCGTATTTGGAGACATGTTCTTGACCAAGTGTTACGCAAGATATTCAACCGACGGTGGAAAATACAATGCCAAGTCTCATAACT ATAAAACAAACTATGGTGGAGAAAGGACGTTCGCCATCATCATAGGACTACTAGCTGCAGTTGTTCTTCTCATTATCTTCCTTCTTTTCCTAAGAGGCGTTTGCAGTCGCGGAG GTAAATAA